One Burkholderia sp. PAMC 26561 genomic window carries:
- a CDS encoding DoxX family protein, whose product MGLSSIASPPMSIARRLALTFVFLWFAIGGVCHFLLMPSFVKIVPPFVPAPILAVIVSGVFELLGAAGITIRRTRRMAGIGLTLLTIAVTPANVFMLQHAELFPGVPVWALIARLPLQLALIACILWSTQRTN is encoded by the coding sequence ATGGGTTTATCGAGCATTGCATCGCCGCCAATGTCCATCGCACGACGTCTCGCCCTGACATTCGTGTTCCTCTGGTTCGCGATCGGCGGCGTCTGCCACTTTCTCCTCATGCCGTCGTTCGTGAAGATCGTGCCGCCGTTCGTGCCCGCACCCATCCTGGCCGTGATCGTCAGCGGCGTGTTCGAATTGCTCGGCGCCGCCGGCATCACGATCAGACGCACGCGCCGCATGGCGGGAATCGGGCTGACGCTTTTGACCATCGCGGTGACGCCGGCCAATGTCTTCATGCTCCAGCACGCCGAACTCTTTCCCGGCGTTCCTGTGTGGGCGCTCATCGCACGCCTGCCGCTTCAGCTCGCTTTGATCGCGTGTATCTTGTGGAGCACGCAGCGTACTAACTAA
- a CDS encoding M48 metallopeptidase family protein — MLPLKYLSAYPETLQDKVRKLIADDKLGMYLADRYPHRHAVQSDRALYEYTTELKQEFLRVAPAIDKVMYDAKLDVLRHALGLHTAISRVQGGKLKAKKEIRVASLFKETPPEFLRMIVVHELAHLKESDHNKAFYRLCEFMQPGYHQIEFDLRVYLTQRDLARDSSIK, encoded by the coding sequence ATGCTTCCTCTGAAATACCTGAGCGCGTACCCGGAAACGCTTCAGGACAAGGTCCGCAAACTGATCGCCGACGACAAGCTCGGCATGTACCTCGCTGATCGATATCCGCATCGGCATGCGGTGCAGTCCGACCGCGCGCTGTATGAATACACGACCGAGTTGAAGCAGGAGTTCCTGCGCGTGGCGCCGGCCATCGACAAGGTCATGTACGACGCCAAGCTCGACGTGCTGCGGCACGCGCTCGGCCTGCATACGGCGATATCGCGTGTACAGGGCGGCAAGCTGAAGGCGAAGAAGGAGATCCGCGTGGCGTCGCTCTTCAAGGAAACGCCGCCGGAATTCCTGCGCATGATCGTCGTGCACGAACTCGCGCATCTGAAGGAAAGCGATCACAACAAGGCGTTTTACCGGCTGTGTGAATTCATGCAGCCGGGGTATCACCAGATTGAATTCGACCTGCGCGTGTACCTGACGCAGCGCGATCTCGCACGCGATTCTTCCATCAAATAG
- a CDS encoding DHA2 family efflux MFS transporter permease subunit — translation MSSESIPLSAAEAPLNRPMLTVSIMLATLIQTLDSTIANVALPHMQGTLSASQDEITWVLTSYIVAAAIATPLTGWLSDRLSTKRLLIISIGGFTVASALCGLSESLGQIVASRLLQGIFGASLVPLSQSILLDINPREKQGQAMAVWGMGVMVGPILGPTLGGWLTDSYNWRWVFFINVPIGAFALFGVLTFLPARAAKHGVKFDAFGFATLGLAIGAFQAMLDRGEQLDWFGSLEIRIEAILALLSFIFFLAHTATAGKRSFFKYELLKDRNFATGVFFIFVIGAVMYATRALLPPMLQNLMNYPVATTGLVTAPSGAGTMLAMMIAGRMLRRTDARLLLLAGFLISAFALWQMMQYTLVLSVSDIVWPGVIQGFGLGFVFVPLSALTFSTLTPELRADGTATYSLMRNIGSSIGISIVQTMMTRNTQVAHADLAANVNVFNPSMQPMLETGSQMSLALMDQSINQQAQMIAYLNDFKLMFVATLLVVPLVLLIRPARPIPGETLVHAAAD, via the coding sequence ATGTCCTCAGAATCAATCCCGTTGAGCGCTGCCGAAGCGCCGCTCAACCGGCCCATGCTGACTGTGTCGATCATGCTTGCCACGCTGATCCAGACGCTCGACAGCACCATCGCCAACGTTGCGTTGCCGCACATGCAGGGCACGCTGTCGGCGTCGCAGGACGAGATCACGTGGGTGCTGACGTCGTACATCGTGGCTGCCGCCATCGCAACTCCGCTCACCGGCTGGCTTTCCGACCGCCTGAGCACGAAGCGCCTGCTCATCATCTCGATAGGCGGTTTCACAGTTGCATCCGCGCTCTGCGGCCTTTCTGAATCACTCGGGCAGATTGTTGCGTCGCGGTTGCTGCAGGGAATTTTCGGCGCGTCGCTCGTACCGCTTTCGCAATCCATCCTGCTCGACATCAACCCGCGCGAAAAGCAAGGCCAGGCGATGGCCGTCTGGGGCATGGGCGTGATGGTCGGGCCGATCCTCGGGCCAACGCTCGGCGGATGGCTCACCGACAGCTACAACTGGCGCTGGGTGTTTTTCATCAATGTGCCCATCGGCGCGTTTGCGCTGTTTGGCGTGCTGACTTTCCTGCCGGCGCGCGCCGCGAAGCACGGCGTGAAATTCGATGCCTTCGGCTTCGCCACGCTTGGTCTCGCGATCGGTGCATTCCAGGCGATGCTCGATCGCGGCGAGCAACTCGACTGGTTCGGCTCGCTCGAGATCCGCATCGAAGCGATTCTGGCTTTGCTCAGTTTCATCTTTTTCCTGGCGCATACCGCGACGGCCGGCAAACGTTCGTTCTTCAAATATGAATTGTTGAAGGACAGGAACTTCGCGACCGGGGTATTTTTCATCTTCGTGATCGGCGCCGTGATGTACGCGACGCGTGCGCTCCTGCCGCCGATGTTGCAGAACCTGATGAACTATCCGGTGGCAACCACCGGCCTTGTCACGGCGCCCAGCGGCGCCGGAACGATGCTCGCCATGATGATCGCAGGCCGCATGCTGCGACGCACCGATGCACGGCTTCTGTTACTCGCGGGCTTCCTGATATCGGCGTTCGCGTTATGGCAGATGATGCAATACACGCTGGTGCTGTCGGTGTCCGACATCGTCTGGCCGGGTGTGATCCAGGGCTTTGGACTGGGCTTCGTATTCGTGCCGCTGAGCGCGCTGACGTTCTCGACCTTGACGCCCGAGCTTCGCGCCGATGGCACCGCGACCTACAGCCTGATGCGCAACATTGGCAGCAGTATCGGCATTTCGATTGTGCAGACCATGATGACGCGCAACACGCAGGTCGCGCACGCGGATCTTGCGGCGAACGTGAACGTCTTCAATCCATCGATGCAACCCATGCTTGAAACCGGGTCGCAGATGAGTCTCGCGTTAATGGACCAGTCGATCAACCAGCAGGCGCAGATGATCGCCTACCTGAACGACTTCAAGCTGATGTTCGTCGCAACGTTGCTGGTCGTGCCGCTCGTGTTGCTGATCCGTCCGGCGCGACCGATTCCGGGCGAAACCCTCGTGCACGCGGCCGCAGATTAG
- a CDS encoding MarR family winged helix-turn-helix transcriptional regulator, with protein METHLDKRFGFLISDVGRLCSKRFDELAKSSLDLTRAQCRALAYLSHFGDVNQARLADLLEVAPISAGRLLDRMEEGGWIERFSNPDDRRERTVRMTAKAEGALGRARRVGDAVATEALAGLDADERALLISMLRRVRLNLSTIVDE; from the coding sequence ATGGAAACGCACCTCGACAAGCGCTTTGGCTTTCTGATTTCGGACGTGGGGCGCTTGTGCAGCAAGCGCTTCGACGAACTTGCGAAATCGTCCCTCGATCTCACGCGGGCGCAATGCCGCGCGCTCGCATATCTGTCGCACTTCGGCGATGTGAACCAGGCCCGCCTCGCCGACCTGCTGGAAGTCGCACCCATATCGGCGGGCCGTTTGCTCGACCGGATGGAAGAAGGCGGCTGGATAGAACGCTTTTCAAACCCTGATGACCGCCGCGAGCGGACGGTGCGCATGACGGCCAAGGCCGAAGGCGCGCTTGGCCGAGCACGGCGAGTCGGGGACGCAGTTGCGACGGAAGCGCTGGCCGGCCTCGATGCGGACGAACGCGCGCTATTGATCTCCATGCTGCGCCGCGTGCGCCTGAATCTCAGCACGATCGTGGACGAATAG
- the cls gene encoding cardiolipin synthase, whose translation MLFLVIPLTVLITLIVVVFLANFVSGEKKVEHNIDRLYSSDDPQFIRSMSLLLGPPVTSGNRYRVLLNGDEIFPSMLDGIRSAKETITFETFIYWSGEIGEQFAAALSEKARSGVAVHVLLDWVGCKKMDHKYLEQLRQAGAEVVQYHKPHWTGLGRMNNRTHRKLLIIDGRVGFTGGVGIAEEWTGHAQDEKHWRDTHFRVEGPVVGHMQAVFMDNWIKVTGDVLHGPKYFPDVKPLPEGEASNGVAHMFSSSPTHGADDMELMYLMAITAATGSIDLASAYFVPDGLAINALVEAARRGVKVRIVTPGKRIDTHTVREASRACWGDLLAAGIEIHEYQPTMFHCKLLVVDEFLVSVGSTNFDSRSFKLNDEANLNIYDREFARQQSAIFDADIEKSQLVTYQDWLNRPAMEKLIEKAVPLLDWQL comes from the coding sequence ATGCTCTTTCTTGTCATACCGCTTACGGTTCTGATCACGCTCATTGTCGTGGTGTTTCTGGCGAATTTCGTAAGCGGTGAGAAGAAGGTCGAGCACAACATCGACCGGCTCTATTCCAGCGACGACCCGCAGTTCATCCGCTCGATGAGCCTGCTGCTCGGGCCGCCGGTTACATCGGGGAACCGGTATCGCGTGCTGCTCAACGGCGACGAAATCTTTCCATCGATGCTCGACGGCATCCGCTCGGCCAAAGAAACCATCACGTTCGAAACGTTCATTTACTGGTCCGGCGAAATCGGGGAACAGTTTGCGGCGGCGTTATCGGAGAAAGCGCGTTCGGGCGTGGCCGTGCACGTGCTGCTCGACTGGGTCGGCTGCAAGAAAATGGACCACAAGTATCTGGAACAATTGCGCCAGGCCGGCGCTGAGGTCGTTCAGTATCACAAGCCGCACTGGACTGGACTCGGGCGCATGAACAACCGGACGCATCGGAAGTTGCTGATCATCGACGGGCGCGTGGGGTTCACCGGAGGCGTGGGGATCGCGGAAGAATGGACCGGCCACGCGCAGGACGAGAAGCACTGGCGCGACACGCATTTTCGCGTGGAAGGACCGGTGGTCGGGCACATGCAGGCCGTGTTCATGGACAACTGGATCAAGGTGACCGGCGACGTGCTGCACGGTCCGAAGTACTTTCCTGACGTCAAACCGTTGCCGGAGGGCGAAGCGAGCAACGGCGTCGCGCACATGTTCAGCAGCTCGCCGACGCACGGCGCCGACGACATGGAGCTGATGTACCTGATGGCGATCACGGCGGCGACGGGAAGCATCGATCTGGCGAGTGCGTACTTCGTCCCGGACGGCCTCGCGATCAACGCGCTGGTCGAAGCCGCGCGGCGCGGCGTGAAAGTGCGGATCGTGACGCCGGGAAAGCGTATCGATACCCACACGGTACGCGAAGCCTCGCGGGCGTGCTGGGGTGATCTGCTGGCGGCGGGCATCGAAATTCACGAATATCAGCCGACCATGTTCCACTGCAAATTGCTCGTGGTGGACGAGTTTTTGGTATCGGTGGGATCGACGAATTTCGACAGCCGTTCGTTCAAGCTCAACGACGAAGCCAACCTCAATATCTACGACCGCGAGTTCGCGCGGCAGCAAAGCGCGATCTTCGATGCGGATATCGAAAAGTCGCAGCTAGTCACATATCAAGACTGGCTCAATCGGCCCGCGATGGAAAAGCTGATCGAGAAGGCCGTGCCCTTGCTTGACTGGCAACTTTAA
- a CDS encoding CaiB/BaiF CoA transferase family protein yields MVQDSKKSSAARKRPLDRIRVLDLSRVLAGPWCTQNLADLGAEVFKIERPGTGDDTRTWGPPFLRDADGNNTSESAYFLCANRNKQSVAIDMSSPEGAALIREFAKSCDVVVENFKVGGLKKYGLDYASLSELNPRLVYCSVTGFGQSGPLSQRAGYDFLIQGMGGLMSITGEPDSVAGGGPEKVGVAVTDLMAGMYATTGILAALMEREKSGLGQHLDISLFDAQLAMLANQSMNYLTTGIAPKRMGNAHPNIVPYQTFAASDGHVIVACGNDGQFRALCTAMNVPELAIDSRFATNSGRSVNRAELLPQLGAVFMTRTRDAWVAALEACGVPCGPINDIEQAFGSEQAVCRESAREIAHPVAGVAPTVASPLRLSATPVEYNRAPPMLGQHTSAVLREVLGMTDAQISELQQAGVIGDQG; encoded by the coding sequence ATGGTGCAGGACAGCAAGAAGTCATCGGCGGCGAGAAAACGTCCACTCGACCGAATCCGTGTGCTGGATTTATCGCGCGTGCTGGCGGGGCCTTGGTGCACGCAGAATCTCGCGGATCTCGGCGCGGAAGTGTTTAAGATCGAACGCCCGGGTACGGGCGACGATACCCGCACGTGGGGCCCGCCGTTCCTGCGCGATGCCGACGGCAACAACACCTCCGAGAGCGCCTATTTCCTCTGCGCGAATCGCAACAAGCAGTCGGTCGCCATCGATATGAGTTCGCCGGAAGGCGCGGCGCTCATCCGTGAGTTCGCGAAATCCTGCGATGTGGTCGTAGAAAACTTCAAGGTCGGTGGCCTGAAGAAATATGGCCTGGATTACGCGAGTCTTTCCGAGCTGAACCCGCGGCTGGTGTATTGCTCGGTGACGGGTTTCGGTCAAAGCGGGCCGTTGTCGCAACGCGCAGGATACGACTTCCTGATCCAGGGCATGGGCGGCCTGATGAGCATCACCGGCGAACCCGACAGCGTGGCGGGCGGCGGTCCGGAGAAAGTCGGCGTGGCCGTGACTGATCTGATGGCGGGCATGTACGCGACCACGGGCATTCTCGCGGCCTTGATGGAGCGCGAGAAAAGCGGCCTTGGGCAACATCTCGACATCTCGCTGTTCGACGCGCAGCTCGCCATGCTCGCCAACCAGTCGATGAACTACCTCACCACCGGCATCGCGCCAAAGCGCATGGGCAACGCGCACCCGAACATCGTGCCGTACCAGACGTTCGCGGCGAGCGATGGCCACGTGATCGTTGCGTGCGGAAACGATGGGCAGTTCCGCGCGCTCTGCACGGCGATGAACGTGCCGGAGCTTGCCATCGATTCGCGCTTTGCGACCAACAGCGGCCGCAGCGTGAACCGCGCGGAGTTATTGCCGCAATTGGGCGCGGTGTTCATGACCCGCACGCGCGATGCATGGGTCGCGGCGCTCGAAGCGTGCGGCGTGCCGTGCGGACCGATCAACGATATCGAACAGGCGTTCGGCTCGGAGCAGGCGGTGTGTCGCGAGTCGGCACGCGAGATTGCGCATCCGGTTGCGGGCGTGGCGCCGACGGTGGCGAGTCCGCTGCGTTTATCGGCTACGCCGGTTGAATATAATCGGGCGCCGCCGATGCTCGGTCAGCACACGAGCGCAGTGCTGCGCGAGGTGCTGGGTATGACCGATGCGCAAATCAGTGAGTTGCAACAGGCCGGCGTAATAGGCGATCAAGGCTGA
- a CDS encoding COG4315 family predicted lipoprotein: MKTRIPMLAAALAATFSLTVHAAPPVAANGMYTDSKGMTLYTFDKDTASGPSACSGGCAQAWPAAMADASDQPQGDWTVVSTADGGKQWAYKGKRVYTFAKDTKAGDAKGENFKDVWHTVKQ, from the coding sequence ATGAAAACGCGAATCCCGATGCTCGCAGCGGCGCTCGCCGCCACGTTCAGCTTGACCGTTCATGCCGCGCCGCCTGTGGCCGCGAACGGCATGTACACCGATTCCAAGGGCATGACGCTCTACACGTTCGACAAAGACACCGCCTCCGGTCCAAGCGCCTGCTCGGGCGGCTGCGCGCAGGCATGGCCGGCGGCGATGGCAGACGCATCGGACCAACCACAAGGCGACTGGACGGTCGTGTCCACCGCCGATGGCGGCAAACAATGGGCTTACAAAGGCAAGCGCGTGTACACGTTCGCGAAAGACACCAAGGCGGGCGACGCCAAGGGCGAGAACTTTAAGGACGTGTGGCACACGGTGAAGCAATAA
- a CDS encoding sigma-70 family RNA polymerase sigma factor — translation MSFDTDLVGILPQLRRYARALTGDRAWADDLVQDVTERALGRSAAFRVGSNLRAWLFTIMRNLYIDQLRGRRDIAVDDETAPWRQMAAPVGEVDGLVLRDVQRALYCLPVEQREVMLLVCVEDMSYQEASAVLNVPAGTVMSRLSRAREHMRVMLGEEPGRKSASLKIVSGT, via the coding sequence TTGAGTTTCGATACTGATCTCGTTGGGATTCTCCCGCAGTTGCGGCGTTATGCGCGCGCGCTGACGGGAGACCGCGCCTGGGCCGACGACCTCGTTCAGGACGTCACGGAGCGCGCGCTCGGCCGCTCGGCCGCGTTTCGCGTGGGCAGCAACCTGCGCGCATGGCTCTTCACGATCATGCGCAATCTTTACATCGATCAATTGCGCGGCCGGCGCGACATTGCCGTCGACGATGAAACCGCGCCCTGGCGCCAGATGGCCGCGCCCGTTGGCGAAGTGGACGGACTTGTACTGCGCGACGTGCAGCGCGCGCTATATTGCCTGCCTGTCGAGCAACGCGAAGTCATGCTGCTTGTATGCGTGGAGGACATGAGTTATCAGGAGGCATCGGCGGTGCTGAACGTGCCGGCCGGAACGGTGATGTCGCGCCTTTCCCGCGCACGCGAACACATGCGCGTGATGCTCGGAGAGGA